The following coding sequences lie in one Mucilaginibacter sp. KACC 22773 genomic window:
- a CDS encoding helix-turn-helix domain-containing protein codes for MLLTDFEYLTNSDEAFKKKIALQIKNLRRQNQVTQEKFFTETNINIARLESGKIDIRLDTLRKVCYYFDVSLAGFFQGIY; via the coding sequence ATGTTACTTACTGATTTTGAATACCTTACCAATTCTGACGAAGCTTTTAAAAAGAAAATAGCCCTTCAGATTAAGAATTTGAGGCGACAAAATCAGGTTACACAGGAAAAATTCTTTACCGAAACCAATATTAATATTGCCCGGCTCGAGTCGGGAAAAATTGATATCAGGTTGGATACGCTCCGAAAAGTTTGTTATTATTTTGATGTTTCGCTGGCTGGTTTTTTTCAGGGTATATATTAA
- a CDS encoding ThuA domain-containing protein, with the protein MKKIALLVLVALSCTYLSCNKARPGKPRVLVFSKTMGFHHASIDAGIAAIQKLGEQNGFDVDTTKNSAMFNDTTLQKYATVIFLSTTGDVLDYRQEAAFERYIQAGGGYVGIHAAADTEYDWGWYGRLMGDWFYDHPGIHDKNPNVQPGTYNVVDADNDATRHLPKVWKRTDEFYSFKKALAADVHVLITLDESTYKGGKRMGLHPATWYHDFDGGRAFYTAMGHTEETYKDDNYLKMLTAGIEYAIGGNKELDYSKAKTQTPPEEDRFMKTQLSTGEFFEPTEMTVLPNLDILVIQRRGEIMRYDHATQKVKQVGFFDVYWKTLHTPGTNAEEGMLGLAKDPDFANNNWVYIYYSPADSSVNRLSRFTFKNDTLDKKTEKVILEVKAQREICCHTGGSIAFGPGPDKILFFSAGDNSTPFDEKGQKYVTSGYAPLDDRPGHLQFDARRSAGNTNDLRGKIMRIKIKDDGTYDIPEGNLFPKGTPKTRPEIYVMGDRNPYRISVDQKNGNLYWGEVGPDAHNDSLDTRGPMGYDEINQARHAGNFGWPYFVGDNKPYHIYDYATGKSGPLFDPKHPVNNSRNNTGLTDLPPAQPAFIWYPYGASADFPQVGTGGRNAMAGPVYYTDMFPAETRLPDYYNGKFLAYEWMRGWIKAVSLTPEGDFDKMEPFFPGLKSNSMIDMEVGPDGRLYGLEYGSGWFTHNPDAGLFRIDYIKGNRPPVISSVKVDKTTGLLPFTVKLTAQAKDPEGDKITYTWKMGDGTTKETDAPQLSYTYTKAGDYKISVEAKDAEGAASKGSPVNVYAGNEQPVVSVKLTSGNKSFYLPGVPLSYAVTVTDGAATSKVDAKRIIVNVDYIDGYKKPVEASQLEQTAPENAGKTLMLSMDCKSCHKEVGKSIGPAFIDVSNKYQKDPDAMNKLSQKVIKGGAGVWGETAMSAHPSIKKGDLEQIIGWVMSLGKDSQKKSLPPTGTIMPDPGKTPSATLVLTAKYTDDGTDAIKALTGTGIATLNSSNYLFTGAEKTNGFTGFKYNGMNLMIIPPGEGWFEVDDIDLTGVKSVNLTTFWQAAPTYGFNFELHADAPDGKLIGKGGMPTPAKDQKGGMAHVAVTPVTDGKMHKLFFIYKPVKPGSLTAGVTGLIFSAK; encoded by the coding sequence ATGAAAAAAATCGCCCTGTTGGTTCTTGTAGCGCTTAGCTGCACCTACTTATCATGTAACAAAGCCAGGCCCGGAAAGCCGCGCGTGCTTGTATTTTCAAAAACCATGGGCTTTCATCATGCATCTATAGATGCTGGGATAGCCGCAATTCAAAAACTGGGAGAGCAAAACGGGTTTGACGTAGATACCACCAAAAACTCCGCGATGTTTAATGACACAACCCTTCAAAAATACGCTACAGTTATATTTCTGAGCACCACCGGCGATGTGCTCGATTATCGCCAGGAAGCTGCTTTTGAACGCTATATCCAGGCAGGCGGCGGCTACGTAGGCATACATGCCGCGGCCGATACAGAGTATGATTGGGGATGGTATGGCCGCCTCATGGGGGATTGGTTTTATGACCACCCCGGTATTCACGATAAAAACCCTAACGTACAGCCCGGTACCTACAACGTGGTTGATGCCGATAACGACGCCACCAGGCACCTGCCCAAAGTTTGGAAACGTACAGATGAGTTTTACAGCTTCAAAAAGGCATTGGCAGCTGATGTGCATGTTTTAATTACCCTTGACGAAAGCACCTACAAAGGTGGTAAACGCATGGGGCTGCACCCTGCTACCTGGTATCATGATTTTGACGGAGGCCGCGCTTTTTATACCGCCATGGGCCATACCGAAGAAACCTATAAGGACGATAATTACCTTAAAATGCTGACAGCCGGCATTGAATATGCCATTGGCGGAAATAAAGAACTGGACTATTCCAAAGCTAAAACCCAAACACCGCCCGAAGAGGACAGGTTTATGAAAACTCAGCTTTCGACCGGTGAATTTTTTGAGCCAACCGAAATGACCGTACTACCCAACCTGGATATCCTGGTGATACAGCGCCGGGGCGAGATCATGCGGTATGATCACGCTACCCAAAAAGTAAAACAGGTAGGCTTTTTTGATGTATACTGGAAAACCTTGCATACCCCAGGTACCAATGCCGAAGAAGGCATGCTTGGCCTGGCCAAAGACCCCGATTTTGCCAATAACAACTGGGTGTACATTTACTACAGCCCGGCCGATAGTTCGGTTAACCGCTTGTCGCGTTTTACGTTTAAGAACGATACGCTGGATAAAAAGACGGAGAAAGTGATATTGGAAGTAAAAGCCCAGCGCGAAATTTGCTGTCATACCGGTGGTTCAATAGCCTTTGGGCCGGGGCCTGATAAAATCCTGTTCTTCTCGGCAGGTGATAACTCAACCCCTTTTGATGAAAAAGGACAAAAATATGTGACCAGCGGATATGCGCCTTTGGATGACAGGCCTGGTCACCTGCAATTTGATGCCCGCCGGTCGGCAGGGAATACCAACGATTTACGCGGTAAAATTATGCGTATCAAAATTAAGGACGATGGTACTTACGATATCCCCGAAGGCAACCTTTTCCCTAAAGGTACGCCAAAAACCCGCCCCGAAATTTATGTAATGGGCGACAGGAACCCCTACAGGATCTCTGTCGATCAAAAAAACGGTAATTTATATTGGGGCGAAGTTGGCCCGGATGCGCATAACGATAGCTTGGACACCCGCGGTCCAATGGGATATGACGAAATAAACCAGGCACGCCACGCGGGTAATTTTGGCTGGCCATACTTTGTGGGCGATAACAAACCATATCATATTTATGATTACGCCACAGGCAAATCGGGTCCGCTATTTGACCCTAAGCACCCGGTAAATAATTCACGTAACAATACAGGGTTAACCGATTTGCCACCGGCTCAGCCGGCATTTATATGGTACCCTTATGGTGCATCGGCCGATTTTCCGCAGGTCGGCACGGGTGGCCGTAACGCCATGGCAGGCCCGGTTTATTATACCGATATGTTCCCGGCAGAAACCCGTTTGCCCGATTATTATAACGGAAAGTTTTTGGCTTATGAATGGATGCGCGGCTGGATAAAAGCCGTAAGCCTTACTCCTGAAGGTGATTTTGATAAAATGGAGCCATTTTTCCCGGGCCTTAAATCAAACTCGATGATTGATATGGAAGTTGGCCCCGATGGCAGGCTGTATGGCCTGGAATATGGCAGCGGTTGGTTTACGCATAACCCCGATGCGGGTTTATTCCGGATAGATTATATTAAAGGGAACAGGCCACCGGTAATAAGCAGTGTAAAGGTTGATAAAACAACAGGTTTGTTGCCTTTCACTGTAAAGCTAACAGCCCAGGCCAAGGATCCCGAAGGAGATAAAATAACTTATACCTGGAAAATGGGCGACGGTACCACCAAAGAAACCGATGCCCCGCAACTAAGCTATACTTATACCAAGGCCGGGGATTATAAAATAAGTGTTGAAGCCAAAGATGCAGAAGGCGCGGCAAGTAAAGGTAGCCCGGTTAATGTTTATGCAGGTAACGAGCAGCCCGTTGTTTCGGTGAAGCTCACCAGTGGCAATAAATCATTCTATTTGCCGGGTGTTCCGCTTAGCTATGCGGTTACCGTTACCGATGGCGCGGCAACCAGTAAGGTTGATGCAAAACGTATTATAGTTAACGTTGATTATATTGATGGCTATAAAAAGCCTGTTGAAGCATCCCAATTGGAGCAAACAGCGCCCGAAAATGCCGGCAAAACGCTTATGCTGAGCATGGATTGTAAAAGCTGTCATAAAGAGGTTGGCAAATCAATAGGCCCTGCGTTTATTGATGTAAGCAACAAGTACCAGAAAGATCCTGATGCCATGAATAAGCTAAGCCAGAAGGTTATTAAAGGCGGCGCGGGCGTATGGGGCGAAACGGCCATGTCGGCCCACCCAAGCATCAAAAAGGGCGATCTGGAGCAGATTATTGGTTGGGTAATGTCGTTAGGAAAAGATAGTCAAAAGAAATCCTTGCCGCCAACGGGCACTATCATGCCAGATCCGGGCAAAACGCCATCGGCCACTTTGGTATTAACAGCTAAGTATACCGACGATGGCACCGATGCTATTAAAGCCTTAACAGGTACGGGCATAGCTACATTAAATAGCAGTAACTACCTGTTCACGGGTGCCGAAAAGACAAACGGCTTCACCGGGTTTAAGTACAACGGCATGAATTTGATGATCATTCCGCCAGGTGAAGGTTGGTTTGAGGTTGACGATATTGATCTTACCGGTGTAAAATCAGTAAACCTCACTACATTCTGGCAGGCTGCACCAACATACGGTTTCAATTTTGAACTTCATGCCGATGCGCCGGATGGTAAACTTATTGGCAAAGGCGGCATGCCAACGCCGGCAAAAGACCAAAAAGGAGGCATGGCGCATGTAGCGGTTACCCCGGTTACTGATGGTAAAATGCATAAGCTGTTCTTTATTTATAAACCGGTAAAACCGGGCTCATTAACGGCCGGTGTTACGGGCTTAATATTTAGCGCGAAATAA
- a CDS encoding DUF2683 family protein, which translates to MESILIHPESPEQLKTVKAVLKALKVQFESSTVTFPPHVSESIHRGMQQYEAGKSITLEEFSQKHLSER; encoded by the coding sequence ATGGAAAGCATTCTTATACATCCTGAAAGTCCAGAGCAACTGAAAACAGTTAAAGCTGTATTGAAAGCGTTGAAGGTACAGTTTGAATCAAGCACTGTTACATTCCCTCCCCATGTTTCAGAAAGTATCCACCGCGGAATGCAACAATACGAGGCTGGAAAAAGCATTACGCTGGAAGAATTTAGTCAAAAACACTTATCGGAACGATGA
- a CDS encoding hybrid sensor histidine kinase/response regulator transcription factor, giving the protein MALLHQLRNLLLPPICILMVLTGCKKADKTSQYTIGFSQCVGSDLWRRNMLDEMKMELSLHPDARFIYADADNSSKKQIEQVKQMLNEGIDLLIISPNEAQPLTGIVEQTYNKGIPVIVIDRKTSSDLYTAYVGADNYQIGKMAGEYVGSNLKGTGNIVEVMGLPGSSPAIERHRGFSDALAKFNNIHIKAQVYGDWLKDHAQKQLYQVQPDLKNADALFAHNDVMAGASREVLNNLHLNHHVKVLGVDAMPGAGGGLQMVASRTIDASLVYPTGGKEAITTAFRILNKEAFAKETILQSLVIDSTNVQLMKMQWNKINSQQKDIERQQSLLKEQRQVYNSQELVLNIIVITLVLAIIFGGLAFYWLMENRKINKSLEVKNNEILLQRNQLMEMSARAEVATEAKLNFFTNISHEFRTPLTLILSPVEDMMKNGKLNIIAGKNLKLIHKNTFRLLRLVNQLIDYRKIEYDKQQINAAPGNLVTFVTDIMDSFQHNARKRNISLSLTSAEKKITAWFDANMLDKVFFNLLSNALKFTKDNGRIQVTLTQNIENVEIAIQDNGIGMEPGEAEHVFDQFYQADNGNAKGSGLGLSLSKEIVLLHHGNIKVSSKKWQGTIFTITLPLGNPYNYSTDQPGKVVNTAAIDERSRIYTTDLEQGEIKTDTPPLSSPKEQSILIIEDNADLLTYLSDKLGIDYEVFTADNGVQGLTEAFEKVPDLIISDVVLPGMSGKAITENLKTDIRTSHIPVILLTAQASIEHQIDGIGSMADVYMVKPFNYDQLLATVKNLIKNRVILKEHFTSDVSHGKIPASKSLDKKFLNDFAGIVEQNLANENFNVDDICKTIGISRVQLYRKVKALLGCSITDYILTRRLKKARYLLTHEGYSISEITYMVGFASPNYFSTVFKAQYNCTPSEFKRKQAL; this is encoded by the coding sequence ATGGCTTTGCTTCATCAATTGCGCAACCTGTTGTTGCCACCCATATGTATACTAATGGTGCTTACCGGCTGTAAAAAAGCCGACAAGACATCACAGTATACAATAGGCTTTTCGCAATGTGTAGGCTCTGACTTGTGGCGGCGCAATATGCTGGACGAAATGAAAATGGAGCTCTCATTACATCCCGATGCCCGTTTTATTTATGCCGATGCCGATAACAGCAGCAAAAAACAAATTGAACAGGTGAAGCAAATGCTGAATGAAGGCATCGATTTGCTCATCATATCGCCAAACGAAGCACAACCTTTAACCGGTATAGTTGAGCAAACCTATAATAAAGGCATCCCGGTAATTGTAATTGACCGCAAAACATCATCAGACCTTTACACAGCCTATGTGGGTGCCGATAATTACCAGATTGGTAAAATGGCGGGCGAATACGTTGGCAGTAATTTAAAGGGCACCGGCAACATTGTAGAGGTGATGGGCCTCCCCGGTTCTTCGCCCGCAATTGAAAGGCACAGGGGCTTTAGCGATGCGTTGGCTAAATTTAATAACATACATATTAAAGCCCAGGTATATGGCGATTGGCTAAAGGACCATGCTCAAAAACAACTTTACCAGGTGCAGCCTGATTTAAAAAATGCCGATGCCCTGTTTGCCCATAACGATGTAATGGCAGGCGCATCCAGGGAGGTGCTAAACAACCTGCATTTAAACCATCACGTTAAAGTATTAGGGGTCGACGCTATGCCCGGCGCCGGCGGAGGCCTGCAAATGGTGGCATCAAGAACTATTGATGCCAGTTTGGTATACCCCACCGGCGGCAAAGAGGCCATTACCACCGCATTCAGGATCCTGAATAAAGAAGCTTTTGCCAAAGAAACCATCCTGCAATCGCTGGTTATCGATTCAACCAATGTGCAGCTTATGAAAATGCAGTGGAACAAAATTAACAGCCAGCAAAAGGATATTGAACGGCAACAATCGTTACTGAAAGAGCAGCGACAGGTTTACAATAGCCAGGAGTTAGTTTTAAATATTATAGTAATAACCCTGGTGCTGGCTATTATTTTTGGAGGGCTTGCGTTTTACTGGCTGATGGAGAACCGAAAGATTAATAAAAGCCTTGAAGTAAAAAACAACGAAATTTTGCTGCAGCGCAACCAGCTGATGGAAATGTCGGCCCGGGCCGAGGTTGCTACCGAAGCCAAACTTAACTTTTTTACCAATATCTCGCACGAGTTTCGCACCCCATTAACCCTCATCCTGTCGCCGGTTGAGGATATGATGAAAAACGGGAAACTCAATATTATAGCAGGCAAAAACTTAAAACTAATCCATAAAAATACGTTCAGGCTGCTAAGGTTGGTTAACCAGCTCATAGATTATCGCAAAATTGAATACGACAAACAACAAATTAATGCTGCGCCCGGTAACCTGGTAACTTTTGTTACCGATATTATGGATAGCTTTCAGCACAATGCCCGCAAACGGAACATCAGCCTGAGCTTAACTTCGGCAGAAAAAAAAATAACGGCATGGTTTGATGCCAACATGCTGGATAAAGTTTTCTTTAACCTGCTATCTAATGCCCTTAAGTTTACTAAAGACAATGGCCGCATCCAGGTAACATTGACACAAAATATCGAAAATGTTGAAATAGCCATCCAAGACAACGGCATAGGCATGGAGCCTGGAGAAGCCGAGCACGTTTTTGACCAATTTTACCAGGCAGATAACGGCAATGCCAAAGGTTCGGGCCTGGGGCTTTCCTTATCTAAAGAGATTGTTTTGCTACATCATGGCAATATTAAAGTAAGTAGCAAAAAATGGCAGGGAACTATTTTTACCATTACACTGCCACTGGGCAACCCTTACAATTACAGTACCGACCAGCCGGGCAAGGTTGTTAATACCGCTGCTATTGATGAGCGCTCGCGCATTTATACCACCGATCTTGAACAAGGTGAAATAAAAACCGATACCCCCCCTCTTAGCAGCCCTAAGGAGCAATCCATTCTTATAATTGAGGATAATGCCGATTTGCTGACCTACCTTTCCGATAAACTGGGCATCGATTATGAGGTTTTTACAGCAGATAACGGCGTACAGGGTTTGACTGAAGCATTTGAAAAAGTGCCCGACCTTATTATATCAGATGTAGTACTGCCGGGTATGTCGGGCAAAGCAATTACCGAAAATCTTAAAACAGATATCCGCACATCGCACATCCCGGTTATTTTACTTACCGCGCAGGCCAGTATTGAGCATCAAATTGATGGCATTGGCAGCATGGCCGATGTTTATATGGTGAAGCCTTTTAATTATGACCAGTTGCTGGCAACGGTAAAAAACCTCATCAAAAACAGGGTAATACTTAAAGAACATTTTACAAGCGACGTAAGCCACGGCAAAATACCTGCATCAAAATCGCTCGATAAAAAATTCCTTAACGATTTTGCAGGTATTGTTGAGCAAAACCTGGCCAACGAAAACTTTAATGTAGATGATATCTGCAAAACAATCGGCATATCGCGGGTACAGTTATACCGTAAAGTAAAAGCGCTGTTAGGCTGCAGCATTACCGACTATATTTTAACCCGAAGGCTGAAAAAGGCCAGGTACCTGCTCACCCACGAAGGCTATTCCATCTCCGAGATTACCTACATGGTAGGCTTTGCCAGCCCCAATTATTTTTCAACCGTATTTAAGGCGCAGTACAATTGTACCCCGAGCGAGTTTAAAAGGAAACAGGCATTGTAA
- a CDS encoding sugar porter family MFS transporter codes for MRKHSVLAWSMVVALGGFLFGFDTAVISGAEKSIQQFWHLSVMEHGLTISIALIGTVIGSLFGARPSDIFGRKNTLYFVAAAYLLSSIGTAMADNWYLFLVFRLLGGLGVGISSVTAPIYISEVSPADRRGRLVGLFQFNVVLGILISYLSNYLISQGGEASWRWMLGVQAFPSALFLALIYFIPESPRWLILKKGETGRALEILRVINPLNCEQELAAIKNSTLHDTVSSGNLFSGQYKTPVILAVLFAFFNQVSGINAIIYYAPRIFEMAGLGAHSSLLSTVGIGLINFIFTLLGINIIDKVGRRTLMLVGSIGLIASLFMVAFTFYSGHMSGFAIPVYMMMFIAFFAFSQGAVIWVFISEIFPNQVRAKGQTLGSSTHWVMAAIIAFCFPYLAESLGGAVTFSFFCVMMVCQLIFVWKFMPETKGRSLEQIETNMVMH; via the coding sequence ATGAGAAAACATTCCGTCCTGGCCTGGTCCATGGTCGTGGCCCTTGGTGGCTTCCTTTTCGGGTTTGATACCGCTGTGATATCGGGCGCCGAAAAATCTATCCAGCAATTCTGGCACCTGTCTGTCATGGAGCATGGGCTTACTATATCTATCGCGCTTATCGGCACTGTCATTGGTTCATTGTTCGGTGCAAGACCATCAGATATCTTCGGAAGAAAAAATACTTTATACTTTGTAGCTGCAGCTTACCTGCTATCATCAATAGGTACAGCGATGGCCGATAACTGGTACCTGTTTTTAGTGTTCAGGCTATTAGGCGGCCTGGGTGTAGGCATATCATCCGTAACGGCCCCTATTTATATTTCAGAAGTTTCGCCTGCCGACAGACGGGGTCGTTTGGTTGGTTTGTTCCAGTTCAATGTGGTACTGGGCATCCTCATCTCGTATCTGTCCAACTACCTCATTAGCCAGGGCGGCGAGGCTTCATGGCGTTGGATGCTGGGCGTGCAGGCCTTCCCTTCTGCTTTGTTTTTAGCGCTCATTTATTTTATACCCGAAAGCCCCCGCTGGCTCATCCTCAAAAAAGGCGAAACAGGCAGGGCGCTTGAAATATTGCGTGTAATCAATCCGCTCAATTGCGAACAGGAGCTGGCTGCTATCAAAAACTCTACCCTTCATGATACCGTTTCAAGCGGCAACCTTTTCTCGGGCCAATATAAAACACCGGTAATATTAGCGGTGCTCTTCGCTTTTTTTAATCAGGTATCGGGCATCAATGCTATTATATACTACGCGCCCCGCATATTTGAAATGGCCGGGCTTGGCGCGCACTCTTCGCTGCTATCCACAGTTGGTATAGGGCTAATCAATTTCATATTCACCTTGTTGGGTATTAATATTATTGATAAGGTAGGGCGCCGTACGTTAATGCTGGTTGGCTCAATCGGGTTAATCGCGTCGCTGTTCATGGTGGCGTTCACGTTTTACTCGGGCCACATGAGCGGGTTTGCAATCCCGGTTTATATGATGATGTTCATCGCTTTCTTCGCTTTTTCGCAGGGGGCGGTTATCTGGGTTTTTATATCCGAAATTTTTCCCAACCAGGTACGTGCCAAAGGGCAAACATTGGGCAGCTCAACACACTGGGTTATGGCCGCTATAATAGCTTTTTGTTTCCCCTACCTGGCCGAGTCGTTAGGCGGCGCGGTTACATTCTCTTTTTTCTGCGTGATGATGGTATGCCAGCTCATCTTCGTCTGGAAGTTTATGCCCGAAACCAAAGGCCGCTCATTGGAGCAGATAGAAACTAACATGGTAATGCATTAA
- a CDS encoding carbohydrate kinase family protein — protein sequence MTMTPQTNITTPAICYGEILWDVLPDGPQPGGALLNVAYHLNKLGVPTSLVSKIGNDANGHKLENLMDGWGIPKHLLQTDMEHPTSQVIAKMNNGNEVSYEIVFPVAWDFISDSAHVISQLQPSTYLVYGSLASRNSVSRNTLFELLASDAIKVFDINLRPPFFSRDLLEELLRKADIVKFNQAELEMVQGLFRGSFGKESEQIRFIQDHFNIPEIVVTKGEFGASYYKQDKAYHVAGREVKVTDTIGSGDSFLAAFIANHYNGVPPETLLKNAIAMGGFIATKKGGCPDYKITDYQDFKSQLF from the coding sequence ATGACGATGACCCCGCAAACCAACATAACAACCCCGGCCATTTGCTATGGCGAAATCCTTTGGGATGTATTGCCCGATGGCCCGCAGCCCGGCGGCGCATTGCTTAACGTGGCTTATCACTTAAATAAACTGGGTGTACCCACCAGCCTGGTAAGCAAAATAGGCAACGATGCCAACGGCCACAAGCTGGAAAACTTGATGGACGGCTGGGGAATACCAAAACATTTACTGCAAACCGATATGGAGCACCCAACCAGCCAGGTAATTGCCAAAATGAACAATGGCAACGAGGTATCATACGAGATTGTTTTCCCCGTGGCCTGGGATTTTATAAGCGATAGCGCGCATGTCATCAGCCAGTTGCAGCCATCAACCTACTTGGTATACGGCAGCCTGGCATCGCGTAACAGCGTATCGCGCAATACCCTGTTTGAATTGTTGGCCAGCGATGCTATTAAAGTATTTGATATTAACCTGCGCCCGCCTTTTTTCAGCCGCGATTTGCTGGAAGAGCTTTTGCGCAAAGCAGATATTGTAAAATTTAACCAGGCCGAACTGGAAATGGTGCAGGGCCTTTTCAGGGGATCGTTCGGCAAAGAATCGGAACAGATCAGGTTTATACAAGACCATTTTAACATCCCCGAGATTGTAGTTACCAAGGGGGAGTTTGGGGCATCGTACTACAAGCAGGATAAGGCATACCATGTTGCCGGCCGCGAAGTAAAAGTTACAGACACCATTGGCAGCGGCGATTCTTTTTTGGCCGCGTTTATTGCCAACCATTATAACGGCGTACCGCCGGAAACCTTATTAAAAAACGCAATAGCGATGGGTGGCTTTATTGCAACAAAGAAAGGAGGTTGTCCCGATTATAAAATAACAGATTATCAAGACTTTAAAAGCCAATTATTTTAA